TCGCGCAGGGAGTGCCCCCACACCCATGGAATGGGCCGGTCCGGGTCGAACGGGGAGACCATGGGGTCGCTCGCGTACGTCTCGGGGGCGTAGAGACCGCAGTCGGCGGGGTCGAGCGCGTGGTCGGCCAGCCGGGTGTGGGCGCCGACGACGGGTGAGGTGCCGCGTCTGCGCGTGGTGCCCGCGTACCGCTCCAGGCCCTCCAGGTGGGCGAGGGTGCGGCTGGTGCCGTAGCTGTTGGCCTGGCCGCTCCAGGTGACGTCGTTGAGGCCGGCGTGACCGCGTACGAAATGGCTGCCCGCGACCGGTGCCGTGGTGGTGGACGTCGGGTTGATCCGGATGTCGGAGCCAAGAGCGCCGCACACCGGGTTGGCGAGGGCCGCGAGCGGCAGGGGGTAGGAGGCGAGGGTGCGCAGCCGGTAGCCGTCCGGGTCGGGTTTGGGCGCGGGGCGCAGGACCATGCGGGCCGAGGCGGCGGTGTCGGGGACCTCGTGGACGCAGGAGGGGCAGAGGGGTTCGGGCAGGAGCGGGAACGTCGCGGTGGCGAGGGTCACCACGTCGAGCCGGGTGACCCGGGGCAGGGCGCGGTCGGCCGGGGTCGCGTCGGGGGTGTCGTGGCCGCCGCCCAGCACGGCGCGGTAGAGGGCCCAGACGGCGTCGACCGCGTAGTCGGTGAGGACCGGCCAGTGGGCGGCACCCTGCGGTGCGTGGCCGAGCTCCAGGGCCTCGCGCTCCGAGCGGCTGCGCAGCCGCTGCCAGCGCATGGCCAGGCACTGCCCGCAGACGGTGGTGCCGGGCTCACCGCCCCAGGGCCCGATCAGCACGGCACGGGCGGTGAGCTGGATGTTGGCGGGCGGGCGGGTGTCCGCGTACGGGTCGGGGAGGCCGTGGCCGAGGGTGTCAGCCGCGCCGAGGGGGACGACGAGCGGGGCGGGCAGGGACGGCGGCGCGGACAGCTTCCCGTATCGGAGGGTCAGTTCCCGCTGGAGGTCGGCGCGGGCCGCTTCCAGTGGGCTCTCGCCGCGCACGGGCGGGGTCGTGGCGATGGCGGCGGCGGTCGTCATGACTTGTCGCTCCAGCGGAAGGTCTTGATCGCGATCGCGCACAGGACGAGGGCGAAACCGGCGAGCACCGCGCAGGACAGTGCGATGTCCCCGGTGGTGCCGTCGCCGGTGAGGGCGCCGGAGACGGCGTCGTTGAAGTAGCGCAGCGGCAGTACGCGCGAGAGGTTCTGCATCCAGTTGGGCATGGCGTCCAGCGGGAAGAACGATCCGGACAGGAACGCCATGGGAATCATCAGGCAGTTGGCGACGGCGGCGACGGCCTCGGGCGTCCTGGCGTAACTGCCGACGATGACCCCCAGCCCGAGGAACGCGGTGATGCCGATGACCAGGACCGGCAGGGCGAGCGGCCAGCGGCCGTCCAGCCGGAGGCCGAACGAGGGCAGCAGGGCCACGGCCACGAACAGCACGGCCTGTACGGCTCCGATGCCCAGCGTCAGGACGTAGCGGGAGGCCAGGACGGCGGAGACCGGAGTCGGGGACATCCGGATCAGACGCAGGATGTCGTCGCGCCGCCACTGCATGAGGACGAATCCGACCCCGAACACGGCGGCGTTGGCAACGCCCCACGACAGGACGCCGGGGGCGATGTAGTTGATGTACGGCTTGCCGCTCTCCTCGACCGTCTTGCCGTGGAAGATCAGTCCGAAGACCACCAGGAAGATGAGCGGGAAGGCGAAGGTGAAGAAGAGGGTGGTCCGGTCGCGCGTGTAGGCCCGGTATCCGGCCTGGCTCAGCGCCGTGTATGCGCTCATCGGGGTGTCTCCGTATCGCTGGGTGCGAGGGTGGTGGGGGCGCGGGGGCCACAGGGGCCGGGGCGGCTGTTCGGGCCTATGGCTGCGGTGCGCCGGACTGTGTCCCGGTGAGCCTTGTCCCGGTGAGCGTCAGATAGACGTCTTCGAGGCCGACGGTGCGCGTCTGTACGCCCTGGAGTCCGGCCAGGGCGTCGATCGCGGCCAGGACCCTGCCCGATTCGAGGGTCTCCAGCACGAGGGCGCCGGACTCCTCGGTGACACTGTCGACGCCCTCGATGGCCCGCGCCTCGTCAAGGGTCATCCGGCCCGCCGGGACCAGCAGCCGGGTGGTGGGTTCGGCGGCGGCGATCAGCCGGGCGGGGCTGTCGAGGGCGACCACGGCGCCGTCGACCATGATGGCGACGCGGTCGCAGAGCGCCTCGGCCTCGTCGAGATGGTGGGTGGTGTAGACGATGGTGCGGCCCGCGCCCTTGAGGTCGCGCAGCACCTGCCACAGGGCGCGCCGGGCCTGTGGGTCGAGGGCGGCGGTCGGCTCGTCCAGGAAGATCAGCTCGGGGTCGTGGACCAGCGCGGAGGCGATGGCGAGCCGCTGGCGCTGGCCCCCGGAGAGGTCGTCGACCCGGGTGTCGCCCTGCTCGGTGAGACCGACACCGGCCAGTGCGCGTTCGGCCGCCGCGTGGTCCGTCCGGTAGAGAGCGGCCATGGTGCGCAGATGTTCCCGGGCGGTGAGGCGGACGAAGAACGCCGAGGTCTGGGTCTGTACGCCGAGTCTGGGCAGCAGGGCCGTGTTGCGCGGCCAGGGGGCGGCGCCGAGGACGGTCACGGTCCCGGAGTCGGCCCTGCGCTGCCCCTCCATGATCTCGACGAGGGTGGTCTTGCCCGCCCCGTTGGGGCCGAGCAGTCCGAAGAACTCGCCGCGCGCCACGGTGAAGGACACCCCGTCGACCGCATGTGTGTCGCCGTACCGCTTGTGTACGTCGTCGAGGACGACGGCCGCCGGACGGCCGCCGCCGTCAGGTCCTGCCTGGCTCCCCGGGGAGGCGGAAGGGGCGGTGGGGGTCATGGACTTCTCCTTGTCCGCCGCTGATCGGCGGGTCGGACCTGCTGGGCTGCGGGTCGGCGTGCGGTCGGCGGTCATGCGGTCAGCAGGTGGCGGGTGCCCGCCACGAAGGCGGCGAGGATCAGTACGAGGACGAGGACCGTGCCCAGCCCGTAGGCGAGGTACGCGGTCCGGGCGCGGCGCGGGTAGCCGCCCGCCGCCGGGTCGCGGCGGGCAGCCAGGCGCAGGTACGCACCGGTCGACGCGGCCAGTTCGGTGGCCCCGCACAGCTGGCTCACGACCCGGTAGCCGTCGAGCGGCGGGAGGGGGACCAGCATGGCGAGCGCCTGCGCGCTGCCGATGAGCAGCAGGGCGCCGAGCGCCTCGTGGGTGGCCGTGTCGAGCGGGGCGTACAGCCACAGCGCGCAGAACGGCAGCAGGAACAGCAGGTTCATGACCGCGCCCGCCAGTGCCGTGTGAATGCGTTGCCAACGGGTGCCCAGATAAAGGTAGTTGTCGACCGTGCAGTACATGATGACCACGGGCAGCCGCCAGCGCAGTCCGATTTCGGCCACTGTGCCGCCGTAGTGCCGGGCGACGACTCCATGGGCGAGTTCATGCAGGGCGGTGCTGAGCCAGAGCAGCATGGCGGCGGCCGTGAGCAGGACAGGGTCGGCGAACAATCCCCTTACGTCGATGAGGAGTTCACCCGCCCGCAGAACTACCAGCACCTCCATCGCCACCACCAGGGCCAACAGCGGCACCAGCCATCCCGGGGTCAGCAGGAAGCCGACCGCCCGGTGCAGCCGGGC
This sequence is a window from Streptomyces sp. NBC_01217. Protein-coding genes within it:
- a CDS encoding TOMM precursor leader peptide-binding protein, translating into MTTAAAIATTPPVRGESPLEAARADLQRELTLRYGKLSAPPSLPAPLVVPLGAADTLGHGLPDPYADTRPPANIQLTARAVLIGPWGGEPGTTVCGQCLAMRWQRLRSRSEREALELGHAPQGAAHWPVLTDYAVDAVWALYRAVLGGGHDTPDATPADRALPRVTRLDVVTLATATFPLLPEPLCPSCVHEVPDTAASARMVLRPAPKPDPDGYRLRTLASYPLPLAALANPVCGALGSDIRINPTSTTTAPVAGSHFVRGHAGLNDVTWSGQANSYGTSRTLAHLEGLERYAGTTRRRGTSPVVGAHTRLADHALDPADCGLYAPETYASDPMVSPFDPDRPIPWVWGHSLRDDRPLLVPARLAHYSSGTDADNFVFECSNGCATGAAPEEAILYGLLEIIERDAFLLAWHGRVPLTAIDLTSCRSPAVRTMTDRAALHGYDVHAFDTRMDLGVPVVTALAVRRDGGPGTLSFAAAAGFDPESTVESALSEVLTYIPHLPRQVAERHGELAAMAEDFTLVRQLKDHAQLYGLPAMTEHAKEYLNPVAVLPLAETFADWEPQRPRTGDLLDDLNLLRDRLTAAGHDVIAVDQTTPEQRRMGLHTVAALVPGLLPLDFGWSRQRALLMPRLRTALRAAGRRGEDLPESAVKRVPHPFP
- a CDS encoding ABC transporter permease produces the protein MSAYTALSQAGYRAYTRDRTTLFFTFAFPLIFLVVFGLIFHGKTVEESGKPYINYIAPGVLSWGVANAAVFGVGFVLMQWRRDDILRLIRMSPTPVSAVLASRYVLTLGIGAVQAVLFVAVALLPSFGLRLDGRWPLALPVLVIGITAFLGLGVIVGSYARTPEAVAAVANCLMIPMAFLSGSFFPLDAMPNWMQNLSRVLPLRYFNDAVSGALTGDGTTGDIALSCAVLAGFALVLCAIAIKTFRWSDKS
- a CDS encoding ABC transporter ATP-binding protein, which translates into the protein MTPTAPSASPGSQAGPDGGGRPAAVVLDDVHKRYGDTHAVDGVSFTVARGEFFGLLGPNGAGKTTLVEIMEGQRRADSGTVTVLGAAPWPRNTALLPRLGVQTQTSAFFVRLTAREHLRTMAALYRTDHAAAERALAGVGLTEQGDTRVDDLSGGQRQRLAIASALVHDPELIFLDEPTAALDPQARRALWQVLRDLKGAGRTIVYTTHHLDEAEALCDRVAIMVDGAVVALDSPARLIAAAEPTTRLLVPAGRMTLDEARAIEGVDSVTEESGALVLETLESGRVLAAIDALAGLQGVQTRTVGLEDVYLTLTGTRLTGTQSGAPQP
- a CDS encoding metalloprotease translates to MSAAADADAAAGALAEYRPALRSRVLLSGALLQGAATVHLIKDADSGSSFRVGPKEHFLIARMDGERSLREIGEEYAREYGRRLDGARWQQILRTLGTRGLLAGADARTPATPAPAPAVKAPAESGRGVLRGSIRVVADADATTARLHRAVGFLLTPGWLVPLLALVVAMEVLVVLRAGELLIDVRGLFADPVLLTAAAMLLWLSTALHELAHGVVARHYGGTVAEIGLRWRLPVVIMYCTVDNYLYLGTRWQRIHTALAGAVMNLLFLLPFCALWLYAPLDTATHEALGALLLIGSAQALAMLVPLPPLDGYRVVSQLCGATELAASTGAYLRLAARRDPAAGGYPRRARTAYLAYGLGTVLVLVLILAAFVAGTRHLLTA